Proteins from one Streptomyces sp. NBC_00289 genomic window:
- a CDS encoding acyl carrier protein — MSDITLAELGELLLECVGAPEEGMAFEGDEALGTPFLEFGYDSLALLQVTSVINRKYGIVLDDDAVAEAETPQMLLKMIAAAPRAGAIR; from the coding sequence GTGAGCGACATCACCCTGGCCGAACTCGGCGAGCTGCTGCTCGAATGCGTCGGCGCCCCGGAGGAGGGCATGGCGTTCGAGGGCGACGAGGCCCTCGGCACCCCCTTCCTGGAGTTCGGCTACGACTCCCTCGCGCTGCTTCAGGTCACCAGCGTGATCAACCGCAAGTACGGCATCGTCCTCGACGACGACGCCGTCGCCGAGGCCGAGACCCCGCAGATGCTGCTGAAGATGATCGCGGCCGCGCCGCGCGCCGGGGCGATCCGGTGA
- a CDS encoding ketosynthase chain-length factor, whose protein sequence is MTASTSAPVITGLGIVAPTGIGVEDHWASVLAGKSGIGRIERFDPESYPVRHAGQVPGYDAQGNVPSRLVSQTDHWTHLAFTAAEAALADSGADITGIPEYEMAVVTSSSSGGTEFGQKEMTSLYRNDPGWVGAYQSIAWFYAATTGQLSIRHKMRGPCGVLACEQAGGLDAIGQARRLTRKGARLVVTGGTDASLCPYGFTAQLTTGKLSTVPDPERAYLPFDAEASGYLPGEGGAILVLESAEAAAERGAGYGRVLGYAAGFDPAPESGRPRALHRTAVAALRDANLGPADIDVVFADAAGLVADDRDEAEAITRIFGPRGVPVTAPKTLTGRLYGGGAPLDVATALLSLREGVVPPTTGTREPAPGLEIDLVTEAPREAPLRHALVLARGHGGFTSALVLGR, encoded by the coding sequence ATGACCGCATCCACCAGCGCCCCGGTGATCACCGGCCTCGGCATCGTCGCGCCGACCGGCATCGGCGTCGAGGACCACTGGGCCTCGGTGCTCGCCGGCAAGTCCGGCATCGGCCGCATCGAGCGCTTCGACCCGGAGAGCTACCCGGTGCGCCACGCGGGCCAGGTTCCCGGGTACGACGCCCAGGGCAACGTGCCCAGCCGGCTGGTCTCCCAGACCGACCACTGGACCCACCTCGCGTTCACCGCCGCCGAGGCCGCGCTCGCGGACTCCGGGGCCGACATCACGGGGATACCCGAGTACGAGATGGCGGTGGTCACCTCCTCGTCCTCCGGGGGCACGGAGTTCGGGCAGAAGGAGATGACCTCCCTCTACCGCAACGACCCCGGCTGGGTCGGCGCCTACCAGTCGATCGCCTGGTTCTACGCCGCGACCACCGGCCAGTTGTCGATCCGGCACAAGATGCGCGGCCCGTGCGGTGTGCTGGCCTGCGAGCAGGCCGGCGGCCTGGACGCCATCGGGCAGGCGCGCCGGCTCACCCGCAAGGGCGCCCGGCTCGTCGTCACCGGCGGCACCGACGCCTCGCTGTGCCCCTACGGCTTCACCGCCCAGCTGACCACCGGCAAACTCTCCACGGTCCCCGACCCGGAGCGCGCCTACCTGCCCTTCGACGCCGAGGCGTCCGGGTACCTGCCGGGCGAGGGTGGGGCCATCCTCGTCCTGGAGAGCGCGGAGGCCGCCGCCGAGCGGGGCGCCGGCTACGGCCGGGTCCTCGGCTATGCGGCCGGTTTCGACCCGGCACCGGAGTCGGGGCGGCCGCGCGCGCTGCACCGTACCGCCGTGGCCGCGCTGCGCGACGCGAACCTCGGCCCCGCCGACATCGACGTGGTGTTCGCGGACGCCGCGGGCCTGGTCGCCGACGACCGCGACGAGGCCGAGGCCATCACGAGGATCTTCGGACCGCGCGGGGTGCCCGTCACCGCGCCCAAGACCCTGACGGGCCGCCTGTACGGCGGTGGCGCCCCGCTGGACGTGGCCACCGCGCTGCTGAGCCTGCGCGAGGGCGTCGTACCGCCCACCACCGGCACCCGCGAGCCGGCCCCGGGCCTGGAGATCGACCTGGTCACCGAAGCGCCGCGGG
- a CDS encoding thioesterase II family protein: MHRYLAVRPKADEAGTQLLCFHHAGAGAMAYAGWRHRVGPDVSVLPVRLPGRETRRREPRITDTGRLVEELQQDLGPLLEKPYALYGHSMGALVAYRLALHRAAHGLRPPLLLLVGACSAPQLPSDLLDRGDLETLTDEQLIAAMADEESIPEALLARPDWLRSTLDTLRADLLLARDLRAAPVRPLPCPVEAFAGRDDRMVTIPQIRAWEHCTDAGFRLRTVPGAHFFVRGREVPRAVGQSLRSAAPLPTG; this comes from the coding sequence GTGCATCGATATCTCGCGGTGCGACCGAAGGCCGACGAGGCCGGGACACAGCTGCTGTGCTTCCACCACGCCGGTGCGGGCGCCATGGCCTACGCCGGCTGGCGGCACCGGGTCGGACCGGACGTGTCCGTCCTCCCGGTGCGGCTGCCGGGCCGGGAGACGCGGCGACGCGAGCCGCGGATCACCGACACCGGCCGGCTGGTCGAGGAACTGCAACAGGACCTCGGGCCGCTGCTGGAGAAGCCGTACGCCCTCTACGGGCACAGCATGGGGGCGCTGGTCGCCTACCGGCTCGCCCTGCACCGGGCCGCGCACGGGCTGCGTCCGCCGCTGCTGCTGCTGGTCGGGGCGTGCAGCGCTCCGCAGCTTCCCTCGGACCTGCTGGACCGGGGCGACCTGGAGACCCTCACCGACGAACAGCTGATCGCGGCGATGGCGGACGAGGAGAGCATCCCCGAGGCGCTGCTGGCGCGGCCCGACTGGCTGCGGAGCACCCTCGACACCCTCCGGGCCGATCTGCTGCTGGCCCGTGACCTGCGCGCCGCGCCGGTCCGTCCACTGCCGTGTCCCGTGGAGGCGTTCGCCGGCCGGGACGACCGCATGGTGACGATCCCTCAGATCCGGGCCTGGGAGCACTGCACCGACGCGGGCTTCCGGCTGCGGACCGTCCCCGGTGCGCACTTCTTCGTCCGCGGGCGTGAGGTGCCTCGAGCCGTCGGGCAGTCGCTGCGCTCCGCGGCGCCGCTTCCCACCGGCTGA
- a CDS encoding SchA/CurD-like domain-containing protein → MPYAAITYRVKPGHEEEIAEIFANFQRVDRPDFAGDDGDAAGRLLGTGVFLKDDVLVRVIHYEGDFAAIGRHMAAQKGVHILETKLAPYLAEERHTDTTTPAGFAAHFRDATMRTIAQLTVDSHPAGAGTS, encoded by the coding sequence ATGCCCTACGCCGCCATCACCTACCGGGTGAAGCCCGGACACGAGGAGGAGATCGCCGAGATCTTCGCCAACTTCCAGCGGGTCGACCGGCCCGACTTCGCCGGCGACGACGGCGACGCGGCCGGGCGACTGCTCGGCACCGGTGTGTTCCTCAAGGACGACGTGCTCGTCCGGGTCATCCACTACGAGGGCGACTTCGCGGCGATCGGCCGGCACATGGCCGCGCAGAAGGGCGTGCACATCCTGGAGACCAAGCTCGCTCCGTACCTCGCCGAGGAGCGGCACACGGACACGACCACGCCCGCGGGCTTCGCCGCGCACTTCCGGGACGCCACCATGCGGACGATCGCCCAGCTCACCGTGGACAGCCACCCCGCGGGAGCCGGCACGTCATGA
- a CDS encoding cupin domain-containing protein: protein MTTAISRTVKVSSDEVEANTKRGGDLRVTLSPKTVGCTSGFGGVMTLESGDWVTEHYHPYSEEFLHVVDGTLEMTLDGQTVTLGAGDSLLVPIGVRHRLVNTGEVTARCAFHLSPLAPRPELGHVDTEQAQRPDQSNPDVGGAP, encoded by the coding sequence GTGACCACCGCCATCAGCCGTACCGTGAAGGTGTCGTCGGACGAAGTCGAGGCCAACACCAAGCGCGGGGGTGACCTCCGCGTCACGCTCAGCCCCAAGACGGTGGGCTGCACCTCGGGCTTCGGCGGCGTCATGACCCTGGAGTCCGGTGACTGGGTCACCGAGCACTACCACCCGTACTCCGAGGAGTTCCTGCACGTCGTCGACGGCACCCTGGAGATGACGCTCGACGGTCAGACGGTGACCCTGGGGGCCGGCGACTCGCTGCTCGTCCCGATCGGCGTCCGTCACCGTCTGGTCAACACCGGTGAGGTAACGGCTCGTTGTGCCTTCCACCTGTCCCCGCTGGCGCCGCGCCCCGAGCTCGGCCACGTGGACACCGAGCAGGCGCAGCGTCCCGACCAGTCCAACCCGGACGTGGGTGGGGCACCGTGA
- a CDS encoding beta-ketoacyl synthase: MTRRAVITGVGAVAPGGVGREAFWRTLSEGRTATRRISLFDAGAFRSQVAAEVDFDPAAAGLTPRQIRRMDRAAQFAVVSAREAVADSGIDLASLAPERVTVAIGSAVGCTMGLEEEYVTLSDSGRKWLVDHEYGVPHLYGYMVPSTLAAEVAWEVGAEGPVALISTGCTSGLDSLGHAVQLIEEGSADVAVAGATDAPISPITSACFDAIRATTSNNDDPEHASRPFDGERDGFVLAEGSAVMVVEEREAALARGARIYAEIVGFAGRSNAYHMTGLKPDGREMAEAITVALDQARLDPTAVGYVNAHGSGTKQNDRHETAAFKRSLGQHAYDIPVSSIKSMVGHSLGAIGSIEVAACALALDRQVVPPTANLKTKDPLCDLDYVPVTARDHAMDVVLSVGSGFGGFQTAMLLARPGSAAAAAGRSA; the protein is encoded by the coding sequence GTGACCCGACGGGCCGTCATCACCGGTGTCGGCGCGGTCGCGCCGGGCGGGGTGGGCCGGGAGGCGTTCTGGCGGACGCTGTCCGAGGGGCGCACCGCCACCCGGCGGATCTCGCTCTTCGACGCGGGCGCCTTCCGTTCGCAGGTCGCCGCCGAGGTGGACTTCGATCCGGCGGCCGCCGGACTGACTCCCCGGCAGATCCGCCGGATGGACCGGGCCGCGCAGTTCGCCGTGGTCAGCGCCCGCGAGGCGGTGGCGGACAGCGGCATCGACCTGGCGTCCCTCGCCCCGGAGCGGGTCACCGTCGCCATCGGCAGCGCCGTCGGCTGCACCATGGGCCTGGAGGAGGAGTACGTCACCCTCTCCGACAGTGGCCGGAAGTGGCTCGTCGACCACGAGTACGGGGTGCCGCACCTGTACGGGTACATGGTGCCCTCCACGCTGGCCGCGGAAGTGGCCTGGGAGGTCGGCGCCGAGGGCCCGGTGGCGCTGATCTCCACCGGCTGCACCTCGGGCCTGGACTCCCTCGGACACGCGGTGCAGCTGATCGAGGAGGGCTCCGCGGACGTCGCGGTGGCCGGCGCCACCGACGCCCCGATCTCGCCCATCACCTCGGCCTGCTTCGACGCGATCAGGGCGACGACGTCCAACAACGACGACCCGGAGCACGCCTCGCGCCCGTTCGACGGCGAACGGGACGGATTCGTCCTCGCCGAGGGCTCTGCGGTCATGGTCGTCGAGGAACGCGAGGCGGCGCTCGCCCGGGGCGCCCGCATCTACGCCGAGATCGTCGGCTTCGCGGGCCGCAGCAACGCGTACCACATGACCGGACTCAAGCCGGACGGCCGGGAGATGGCCGAGGCCATCACCGTCGCCCTGGACCAGGCCAGGCTGGACCCCACCGCCGTCGGCTACGTCAACGCGCACGGCTCGGGCACCAAGCAGAACGACCGGCACGAGACCGCGGCGTTCAAGCGGAGCCTCGGACAGCACGCGTACGACATCCCGGTCAGCTCCATCAAGTCCATGGTCGGCCACTCGCTCGGGGCGATCGGCTCCATCGAGGTCGCCGCCTGCGCCCTGGCCCTGGACCGCCAGGTGGTGCCGCCGACCGCGAACCTGAAGACCAAGGACCCGCTGTGCGACTTGGACTACGTCCCGGTCACCGCGCGCGATCACGCCATGGACGTCGTGCTCAGCGTCGGCAGCGGCTTCGGCGGGTTCCAGACCGCGATGCTGCTGGCCCGCCCGGGCTCCGCGGCCGCCGCGGCCGGAAGGAGTGCCTGA
- a CDS encoding SchA/CurD-like domain-containing protein — protein sequence MPFAAITYDIKPGYEKELAEVFGDFKRVRSSSVRDERGEAAGTILATAVFLRDDTLVRVIEYTGDLEAVARHMATQPGVREVEAKLKPYLTRPRDTDTVEGFVATFRRSLLNTVAQISIRDLPAPA from the coding sequence ATGCCGTTCGCAGCCATCACCTACGACATCAAGCCCGGGTACGAGAAGGAACTCGCCGAGGTCTTCGGCGACTTCAAGCGCGTCAGGAGCAGCAGCGTGCGGGACGAGCGGGGCGAGGCGGCCGGCACGATCCTCGCCACCGCCGTCTTCCTGCGCGACGACACGCTGGTACGGGTCATCGAGTACACCGGCGACTTGGAGGCCGTGGCCCGCCACATGGCGACGCAGCCCGGGGTGCGCGAGGTGGAGGCCAAGCTGAAGCCGTACCTGACCAGGCCCCGGGACACGGACACGGTCGAGGGCTTCGTCGCCACGTTCCGACGCAGCCTGCTCAACACGGTCGCGCAGATCTCGATACGCGACCTGCCGGCCCCGGCGTGA
- a CDS encoding TcmI family type II polyketide cyclase — protein MHRTLIVAKLRPDRTDDIAKIFGESDATDLPHMIGVSRRTLFKFHGLYFHLVEADDDIGPNLYRARSHPLYDDINTRLAECVEPYDPDWKEPKDAMAEPFYIWTKDGGRIQ, from the coding sequence GTGCACCGCACCCTGATCGTCGCCAAGCTCCGTCCGGACAGGACGGACGACATCGCGAAGATCTTCGGCGAGTCGGACGCCACCGACCTGCCCCACATGATCGGCGTCAGCCGCCGCACCCTGTTCAAGTTCCACGGCCTCTACTTCCACCTGGTCGAGGCCGACGACGACATCGGCCCGAACCTGTACCGGGCCCGCAGTCACCCGCTCTACGACGACATCAACACCCGGCTCGCCGAGTGCGTGGAGCCGTACGACCCCGACTGGAAGGAACCCAAGGACGCGATGGCCGAGCCCTTCTACATCTGGACCAAGGACGGAGGACGAATCCAGTGA
- a CDS encoding anthrone oxygenase family protein, with translation MTGLEAVLGVAALLGSGVTAGVLFAVALSVLPALFAMETGTYVYAHKLLGRNWDPTMPVIVLTSTVVTAVLAVVGDGAARALFAVAAVLLLGVSGVSHLCNVPINRRVKSITDPTDIPADWEDPRPLWRRWHLLRTLLAVTALAVTAAGVTSL, from the coding sequence ATGACCGGGCTCGAAGCCGTTCTCGGCGTCGCCGCCCTGCTGGGCAGCGGTGTCACCGCGGGAGTGCTGTTCGCCGTCGCGCTGAGTGTGCTTCCCGCCCTGTTCGCGATGGAGACCGGCACGTACGTGTACGCGCACAAGCTGCTCGGGCGGAACTGGGATCCCACGATGCCGGTGATCGTGCTGACCAGCACCGTGGTCACCGCGGTCCTCGCGGTGGTGGGAGACGGCGCCGCCCGCGCGCTGTTCGCGGTCGCCGCGGTGCTGCTGCTGGGCGTCTCCGGCGTCTCGCACCTGTGCAACGTGCCCATCAACCGTCGGGTCAAGTCGATCACCGACCCGACCGACATCCCCGCCGACTGGGAGGACCCGCGACCCCTCTGGCGCCGCTGGCACCTCCTGCGCACCCTCCTGGCCGTGACCGCCCTGGCCGTGACCGCGGCGGGGGTCACGAGCCTCTGA
- a CDS encoding BTAD domain-containing putative transcriptional regulator, which translates to MDISVLGPFRATLAGVPVHLTAVKPRKVFALLALQADEVVSVASLVEEVWGESPPRSVQTTLQTYILQIRHVIGAALGDERAELPHGAKSVLVTEPGGYRLDTQGGLIDAREYDALSSVGHRALEQGDWAEAASYFGRALALWHGRALADVQCGAQLEVEATRLDESRMSVLHGRIEADLRLGRHHELVGELSGLAARHPLHEGLHEQLMLALYRAGRRSDALEVYRHLRNALNQSLGLDPSPGLEHLHRAVLDSSPRLDPVGASAHGTPLLVSPY; encoded by the coding sequence ATGGACATCAGCGTCCTCGGCCCGTTCCGGGCCACTCTCGCCGGGGTGCCGGTGCACCTCACCGCGGTGAAGCCGCGCAAGGTCTTCGCGCTGCTCGCCCTGCAGGCCGACGAAGTCGTCTCGGTCGCCTCGCTGGTGGAGGAGGTCTGGGGCGAGAGCCCGCCCCGCAGCGTGCAGACCACGCTGCAGACCTACATCCTCCAGATACGCCACGTCATCGGCGCGGCCCTCGGCGACGAGCGGGCCGAACTGCCGCACGGCGCCAAGAGCGTGCTGGTGACCGAGCCGGGAGGCTACCGGCTCGACACCCAGGGCGGGCTCATCGACGCCCGCGAGTACGACGCCCTGTCCTCGGTGGGACACCGGGCGCTGGAACAGGGCGACTGGGCCGAGGCGGCGTCGTACTTCGGCCGCGCGCTCGCCCTGTGGCACGGCCGGGCACTGGCCGACGTCCAGTGCGGGGCGCAGCTCGAAGTGGAGGCCACCCGGCTCGACGAGTCACGGATGAGCGTTCTTCACGGCCGGATCGAGGCAGACCTGAGGCTGGGCCGCCACCATGAACTCGTCGGCGAACTCTCCGGGCTCGCCGCCCGGCACCCGCTGCACGAGGGACTGCACGAGCAGCTGATGCTCGCGCTGTACCGGGCGGGCCGGCGCAGCGACGCGCTCGAGGTGTACCGGCACCTGCGGAACGCGCTCAACCAGAGCCTCGGCCTGGATCCCTCGCCCGGCCTGGAGCACCTGCACCGTGCGGTGCTCGACTCCTCCCCGCGCCTCGACCCGGTGGGCGCGTCCGCCCACGGCACACCGCTGCTGGTGAGTCCGTACTGA
- a CDS encoding SDR family NAD(P)-dependent oxidoreductase — protein sequence MTAAASTPGSPVPDVPSAGRRVLVTGGTRGIGRATVLAFARTGARLVVAHRGDGAAADRLTRELTELGADFTLVAADLTRAAGAERLAEAVLDRFGGLDVLVNNLGVDGHVPFEKLAEDEWHRVLDHNTTSAYLVTQAVLDQLGEGASVVNIGASVALRGRPLGVHYSASKAALVGFTRALAKELGGRGIRVNLVAPGVTETEPGGGLPPQLVARLTALTALGRLGRPEDVAGAVLYLAGDSAAYVTGTTIEVDGGI from the coding sequence GTGACCGCAGCGGCCTCCACACCGGGTTCCCCGGTGCCGGACGTCCCGTCGGCGGGCCGGCGGGTGCTGGTCACCGGGGGCACCCGCGGGATCGGCCGGGCGACGGTGCTGGCCTTCGCCCGGACCGGTGCCCGCCTCGTCGTCGCCCACCGCGGCGACGGCGCGGCGGCCGACCGGCTCACCCGCGAACTCACCGAACTGGGCGCCGACTTCACCCTGGTCGCGGCCGACCTGACCCGTGCGGCCGGTGCCGAGCGGCTCGCCGAAGCGGTCCTCGACCGGTTCGGCGGCCTGGACGTGCTGGTGAACAACCTCGGTGTCGACGGGCACGTCCCGTTCGAGAAGCTGGCCGAGGACGAGTGGCACCGGGTGCTCGACCACAACACCACCTCGGCGTACCTGGTCACCCAGGCCGTGCTCGACCAGCTGGGCGAGGGCGCGTCCGTCGTCAACATCGGCGCGTCGGTGGCCCTGCGCGGCCGCCCGCTCGGTGTGCACTACAGCGCGTCCAAGGCCGCGCTGGTCGGCTTCACCCGCGCGCTCGCCAAGGAACTCGGCGGCCGGGGCATCCGGGTCAACCTGGTCGCCCCCGGCGTCACCGAGACCGAGCCGGGCGGCGGACTGCCGCCCCAACTCGTCGCCCGCCTCACCGCGTTGACCGCGCTGGGCCGCCTCGGCCGTCCCGAGGACGTCGCCGGAGCGGTGCTGTACCTGGCCGGGGACTCGGCCGCGTACGTCACCGGCACCACCATCGAAGTAGACGGAGGAATCTGA